A genomic window from Cucumis melo cultivar AY chromosome 8, USDA_Cmelo_AY_1.0, whole genome shotgun sequence includes:
- the LOC103495819 gene encoding microtubule-associated protein 70-2-like: MASSNHINSTAFGGDVLDSAKLALSSSASFKAARKKPNVAAPPISRAGSDVDDIITLLHGSDPVRVELNRLENEVRDKDRELGEALAEVKSLKNSERLKEKAVEELTDELKKVDEKLKATEALLESKNLEIKKINDEKKAALAAQFAAEATLRRVHAAQKDDEMPPIEAIIAPLEAELKLARLEVAKLQDDNRALDRLTKSKEAALLEAERTVQIALAKASLVDDLQNKNQELMKQIEICQEENKILDRLHRQKVAEVEKLMQTVRELEEAVLAGGAAANAVRDYQRKVQEMSEERRTLEREVARAKVTANRVATVVANEWKDANDKVMPVKQWLEERRFFQGEMQQLREKLAVAERTAKAEAQMKEKYQLRFKVLEEKLRSSNGNPKLALEGRGISTGVSRRQSLGGAELTRQTSNGYLSRRNTNSHTGSLQSNSASALLKTTKISSRSFDGGSRSLERDKLVQDVVVKNNSTKITSGEIQFSETTAPYEENEDGIGIEKTKTEQEDLVSGALYDMLQKEVISLRKACNEKDVTLKDKDDAIEMLAKKVDTLNKAMEVEGKKMRREVVAMEKELAALRVSRESDQRPRRQSAPRGAVVSSQSLPVRNIRNR; this comes from the exons ATGGCGAGTAGTAACCACATTAACTCCACTGCTTTCGGTGGGGATGTCCTTGACTCTGCTAAGCTTGCCCTTTCCTCCTCTGCTTCTTTCAAGGCTGCTCGTAAGAAGCCTAATGTTGCTGCTCCGCCAATTTCACGTGCTGGGTCCGATGTGGATGACATTATTACTCTCTTGCACGGCTCTGATCCAGTCCGTGTCGAGCTCAATCGCCTCGAGAATGAAGTTCGAG ATAAAGATAGGGAACTCGGGGAGGCTCTTGCTGAAGTTAAGTCATTAAAAAATTCAGAACGACTCAAAGAAAAGGCGGTTGAAGAG TTAACGGACGAGTTGAAGAAAGTAGATGAAAAGCTCAAGGCGACTGAAGCTCTTTTGGAAAGCAAG AATCTAGAGATCAAGAAGATTAATGATGAGAAAAAAGCTGCATTAGCTGCACAATTTGCTGCTGAAGCCACCCTTCGAAGGGTGCACGCAGCTCAAAAAGATGATGAAATGCCTCCAATTGAGGCTATTATAGCTCCATTGGAGGCAGAGCTTAAGCTTGCCCGGTTGGAG GTGGCAAAGTTGCAAGACGACAATAGAGCTCTGGATAGACTTACGAAGTCCAAGGAGGCTGCTCTACTTGAGGCTGAGAGAACCGTCCAGATTGCTTTGGCAAAAGCATCCCTGGTTGATGACTTACAAAATAAGAACCAAGAGTTAATGAAGCAAATTGAAATATGCCAG GAGGAGAATAAGATACTGGACAGGCTGCACCGACAAAAGGTCGCAGAAGTTGAAAAGCTAATGCAAACTGTCCGTGAGCTAGAGGAGGCTGTCTTGGCTGGTGGCGCTGCTGCCAACGCTGTGCGTGATTACCAACGAAAAGTGCAAGAGATGAGT GAGGAAAGAAGAACTTTAGAACGTGAGGTAGCTCGTGCAAAAGTTACTGCCAACAGGGTTGCTACTGTTGTTGCTAATGAATGGAAAGATGCAAATGATAAAGTGATGCCAGTAAAACAATGGCTTGAAGAAAGAAGATTTTTTCAG GGAGAAATGCAGCAACTTCGTGAGAAACTAGCAGTTGCTGAGCGCACTGCAAAAGCTGAAGCACAAATGAAA GAAAAATATCAATTACGCTTCAAGGTTTTAGAGGAAAAGCTCAGATCATCTAATGGCAACCCAAAACTCGCTTTGGAAGGAAGAGGCATAAGCACTGGTGTTTCCAGACGTCAATCTCTTGGAGGAGCAGAACTGACTAGACAGACTTCAAATGGCTATTTATCCAGAAGAAATACAAACTCACACACAGGGTCGCTCCAATCAAATAGTGCCAGTGCATTGTTGAAGACCACAAAGATCTCTTCTAGATCATTTGACGGTGGTAGTAGATCACTGGAAAGAGACAAACTTGTACAAGATGTGGTGGTAAAAAATAATTCAACCAAAATAACCAGTGGTGAGATTCAATTTTCTGAGACAACTGCTCCatatgaagagaatgaagatggtattggaattgagaaaaccAAAACAGAGCAAGAGGATCTTGTTTCTGGAGCATTGTATGACATGTTACAGAAAGAAGTCATATCTCTTAGGAAAGCTTGCAACGAAAAAGATGTAACCCTCAAAGACAAGGATGATGCAATTGAG ATGTTGGCAAAGAAGGTCGATACTTTGAATAAAGCAATGGAAGTCGAAGGAAAGAAAATGCGAAGAGAAGTAGTTGCAATGGAGAAGGAACTTGCTGCTCTGCGTGTAAGCAGGGAAAGCGATCAAAGGCCACGACGCCAGAGTGCTCCCAGGGGGGCTGTAGTTAGCTCTCAGTCGCTTCCTGTCAG GAATATCCGAAACAGATAG